The Biomphalaria glabrata chromosome 1, xgBioGlab47.1, whole genome shotgun sequence sequence ttatagcatTGACATTGCCTAAAGTTTGAACTATCACTGTGACATGTGTATGGCAATtagtcttttcttttcttttgcacTTGGTAGTTCACTTCTTGCTTGACCAGAAAATACCTGAAATGAAAGAATTAgttgattaaaacattttttaaatgcattttgtcTGATATGGTTTACAAGGTGTTCGATATCGTAGtcaggaaaaaaatgttttctgatgAAGTTTACATTATGTCACAGCTACACAACCCTCTCTTTGGcatcagattttattttaactatgcATGTTGAAATGGCAACAGATCTAATTTTATAGACCAATGGATGACGAGtttatagatgtttttttttttatgtttagccAATACAGAGCTACAACAATTCAAATGCGGGGGAAAATCACAGTGATTCTGCTTAACTTCTTCAATAAGGCAGCTTTACTCTAGTAACATAGTACtatatctaagtctaaatctattctAGTTTAGTTACTCTAAGAGTAAATCTATACTATActacttactagatctacatagtagGAGTACAGTAACTAACATTATTTATATCTCTATAGGTATATCTCTACATTATAATCACTAGTCattacaatgaataaatgttaACAATGATAGAGTAAAGCTTCCTTATCCAACCCCCCTCTTTTGTCTTCCATATTTAACACCTCACCTTATTTTTTATCAATGTGTCTTATTATAAAAGTTTGATGGAACTCCTAAGTTTGATTCACTACACacttaattattataaattttttgGCACAAGggaatgtttttacttttactacTTAATATACACTTTGTTTATGACAGGATTAACTTTGAAAAGCATTAACTACAGCAAAGGATCTTACAATTTTACTGCAGTTCAAGAAGCAGTTACAATGATCTCCTTATATGACTTGGTGatgaatacatctagaaataTAGTTGAAGCCACTGCAGTGCATTTGTTTGTTGTGGTGAAAGATCGAGAAAAATATGTCAACTGTGATACAGCAACAACAAATTTATTGTGTAAATACTGTCAAAATATGTTGCTGAATACATGTGTTAGTCCTAGTTTAACTCTAAAATTTTCAAAGTCAAGACTGAGTGAATTATATGGAATCAGTCATGTTATAATACAAGACTGCGAAACTTCTTCAGGGGATCATTTGAATGCGTTAGTGACTtaccaaacattttttacaattaaaaagaTACAAAGTGAAGACTTTTATGATTTAACTCTCAATCCTAGACACATTTCACTTGGTGGCATCGACCCAATTATTGAAAAATTATGCAGCATTATGCAATGGAATAAGTGCCACAAATCATTACCTCATAGAACTGTAGGAGTATTGTTGCATGGCCCTTCTGGTTGTGGAAAGAGTTCTCTTGGAAAATTCCTTGCTCAAAAATGTGAAGCTGCCTTCATCAATATAGAGGGATCTGAAATTTTACTAAGTGATGATGGATCTGGTTCTGCAGCACTGAGCAAGATTTTTAGCAGGGCATATTTACTTTCTAAAGAAGGCTCTGTTATAATATTTCTAGATGAATTAGATATGCTGTGTCCTGCAGAAACAAATGCAAGTGTTGGAAGCAAACAGATAACCAATGCCCTTATCACAGAAATGGATAATTTGTTTGACCAAAATATTTCAGGAGTGCTAGTCATTGGAACAACATCAGCTATTTCAAATATCAATTCTTTACTTCGGAGACCTGGTCGTTTTGATCAAGAGGTATGAGTTCTTCCTTTATACTTCATAAAAATATTACTTGTATCTTAAGCTAAAGAAAAGAACTTAAATGataaaaatttttgtttctttttttttttaaaggtattaaTAAATGTTCCCACTAAAGAGCAGAGAGCATTAATTCTAGAAGTATTATTCAACAGTATGACTATTCAAAGTGATATAAGTCTTTCAGAGATAGCTTTATGGACACCTGGCTATGTTGGATCTGATTTAAAAGCTTTGTGTGAAGAAGCTCTTTGTCATTCGTCAAGAAGTCATAAGGTTAGCTTCttagaatgaaaacaaaattaaattattaaaagttGAACATTGTGCTGTA is a genomic window containing:
- the LOC106065982 gene encoding ribosome biogenesis protein SPATA5L1-like isoform X1, whose product is MCVCSHFFPRISLPGAFKENIISGLTLKSINYSKGSYNFTAVQEAVTMISLYDLVMNTSRNIVEATAVHLFVVVKDREKYVNCDTATTNLLCKYCQNMLLNTCVSPSLTLKFSKSRLSELYGISHVIIQDCETSSGDHLNALVTYQTFFTIKKIQSEDFYDLTLNPRHISLGGIDPIIEKLCSIMQWNKCHKSLPHRTVGVLLHGPSGCGKSSLGKFLAQKCEAAFINIEGSEILLSDDGSGSAALSKIFSRAYLLSKEGSVIIFLDELDMLCPAETNASVGSKQITNALITEMDNLFDQNISGVLVIGTTSAISNINSLLRRPGRFDQEVLINVPTKEQRALILEVLFNSMTIQSDISLSEIALWTPGYVGSDLKALCEEALCHSSRSHKTALDRADFLYALHRVVPSLRKSTNCCLDIQQVSWEEIGGLEEVKCEIRQSIEWPFLYPEVLKSMDLSATKGVLLYGAPGCCKTTLVRAAATSCHVNFISLNGAQIYSPYVGESERIISETFQKARALSPCILFFDEIESLVGKRTSAGKQSRVQERILSTMLNEMDGIGVRLDQKVKVTNDSNNIDESQAMKGFAEAPFENNSLKSCNSSAVIVIGATNRPDMIDSAILRPGRMDKLVYVPPPDEQSRRSILELIISSMATKDIDITELSRKTEYYSGADLKNLCKEAGLICLRENSNAALIYQAHFVKALEVIKPSLNESILQQYNRLTIK
- the LOC106065982 gene encoding ribosome biogenesis protein SPATA5L1-like isoform X3, translating into MCVCSHFFPRISLPGAFKENIISGLTLKSINYSKGSYNFTAVQEAVTMISLYDLVMNTSRNIVEATAVHLFVVVKDREKYVNCDTATTNLLCKYCQNMLLNTCVSPSLTLKFSKSRLSELYGISHVIIQDCETSSGDHLNALVTYQTFFTIKKIQSEDFYDLTLNPRHISLGGIDPIIEKLCSIMQWNKCHKSLPHRTVGVLLHGPSGCGKSSLGKFLAQKCEAAFINIEGSEILLSDDGSGSAALSKIFSRAYLLSKEGSVIIFLDELDMLCPAETNASVGSKQITNALITEMDNLFDQNISGVLVIGTTSAISNINSLLRRPGRFDQEVLINVPTKEQRALILEVLFNSMTIQSDISLSEIALWTPGYVGSDLKALCEEALCHSSRSHKTALDRADFLYALHRVVPSLRKSTNCCLDIQQVSWEEIGGLEEVKCEIRQSIEWPFLYPEVLKSMDLSATKGVLLYGAPGCCKTTLVRAAATSCHVNFISLNGAQIYSPYVGESERIISETFQKARALSPCILFFDEIESLVGKRTSAGKQSRVQERILSTMLNEMDGIGVRLDQKVKVTNDSNNIDESQAMKGFAEAPFENNSLKLL
- the LOC106065982 gene encoding ribosome biogenesis protein SPATA5L1-like isoform X2; this encodes MISLYDLVMNTSRNIVEATAVHLFVVVKDREKYVNCDTATTNLLCKYCQNMLLNTCVSPSLTLKFSKSRLSELYGISHVIIQDCETSSGDHLNALVTYQTFFTIKKIQSEDFYDLTLNPRHISLGGIDPIIEKLCSIMQWNKCHKSLPHRTVGVLLHGPSGCGKSSLGKFLAQKCEAAFINIEGSEILLSDDGSGSAALSKIFSRAYLLSKEGSVIIFLDELDMLCPAETNASVGSKQITNALITEMDNLFDQNISGVLVIGTTSAISNINSLLRRPGRFDQEVLINVPTKEQRALILEVLFNSMTIQSDISLSEIALWTPGYVGSDLKALCEEALCHSSRSHKTALDRADFLYALHRVVPSLRKSTNCCLDIQQVSWEEIGGLEEVKCEIRQSIEWPFLYPEVLKSMDLSATKGVLLYGAPGCCKTTLVRAAATSCHVNFISLNGAQIYSPYVGESERIISETFQKARALSPCILFFDEIESLVGKRTSAGKQSRVQERILSTMLNEMDGIGVRLDQKVKVTNDSNNIDESQAMKGFAEAPFENNSLKSCNSSAVIVIGATNRPDMIDSAILRPGRMDKLVYVPPPDEQSRRSILELIISSMATKDIDITELSRKTEYYSGADLKNLCKEAGLICLRENSNAALIYQAHFVKALEVIKPSLNESILQQYNRLTIK